The Drosophila nasuta strain 15112-1781.00 chromosome 2R, ASM2355853v1, whole genome shotgun sequence genome segment AACCAGTTCTATATAGATGTAATTTTATTGCTCAAGCTGTTggctggtatattttatataagtaaAAGTGGCAGCAGCTTATTTGCTTAACAAGATCTCGtagaaaattgtaattaacaCTTTACGAATATACTATAAGCATAATTTACACAAGTTACTTAGAGCAATATTTCGAGAAATACCCCAAGGTTACACTCACTGACGAGCAAGAAGAAGCTGCCAGCTGCTAATTAATTGCGGCTCTTACTACAGCGAGTGCTATGCTcagtaaatatatgtatatgcgaTGATTTGCAGCCGTATAAATGTTGTCGAATATCgagtgttttcatttttatttaaccaTATTTGAAATCTATATTGACGATCAGCCCGTCTGCTGTAGATCGACTCACGCATCGTATAACTCGCCCGCTTCTGATGCCTTAAACACActtgaaatattaaatggGGCAGCGCCGAGCGTGTTGCTTTCGTCTTCCCCTGCAACTAATACCCTGTTACATAATATACTAGACTGGGTGTTAACGGCTTAAGGAACGTAATAAGAATACGAGCACTTATCAAATTATCTGGTAATcgttatcatttatttttaagttttaaatttccGTTCGATAATAGACATTGCCAGTTCGAACCAGTCTAGCTGGAATTAGAAATAAGCACGTGGAATGTGTAAAACTCGGAAATAcattattttgcataaattacaataatttattaggAATAATAGAAGTTGATTGCCAATTTTCCATAGCAACTAAAATACTTAGATATTCTTTTGGATAaccaattttattatttaatttaaatgtgtttcTGATGTTTAAACGTGAAGTATTTCCCGTTTGTcgacattttttcaattttttttataggaTATCCGCTGTTTATATACCACGAACCAATCTCATCATTTAAATTAGCCgattggcattttgttttgtttaagtAATGAACGAAAATATTGCGAGTGGCACGCCCAAAAGTCTGGGCAAtgtttacaaacaaaaagtcTGAATGTTTATCCAAACACTTGGCACTTGATTGGCTTTAAGTGCACTCACCTGTCTCGCTTGATTTGCAATAACATTTACAACTCAACACTATTCTCACcctatctatctctctcatTTTCTATGTTTCGTTTATTAGCTATGTCAAGTTCAAGACAAAACAGCAGCGTTTGAGGAGCAACGATAAGGTTATTGCCGACACTGTTTACGGAAAGGTAAAAGGCGTCAAATGGCGTTCGATTTATGGCAACAACTACTACAGTTTTGAGGGAATCCCATTCGCCAAACCGCCTGTGGGGGAACTACGCTTTAGAGCGCCCGTTGAGCCCGATCATTGGACGGAGGTGAAACGCTGCACACGAGAGCGGTCGAAGCCATGTCAGGTCAATCTGGTGCTGAATCAGGTGCAGGGCAGCGAAGATTGCCTTTACCTCAATGTGTACTCCAGAGAAGTGAGTTCAATGTTCAACATTACCTTTATTGATATTCCAAAACCTACAACTTTCTTCATAATTACAGTTGCATCCACAAAAGCCACTGCCCGTGCTGGTTTGGATCTACGGCGGTGGCTTCCAAATGGGAGAAGCTTCGAGGGATTTATATAGCCCTGATTACTTTATGATGGAACATGTTATGCTGGTGACCATCGCCTATCGCCTGGGTCCACTGGGCTTTCTAACATTGGACGACGAGCAGCTCGATGTGCCTGGCAATGCGGGTATCAAAGATCAGGTGCTTGCTCTGCGCTGGGTGAAGAGAAACTGTCATTTCTTTGGCGGTGATCCTGATAATATTACAGTGTTGGGCGAGAGTGCCGGAGGTGCCTCAACACATTACCTGATGCTCACTGAACAGACACGCAATCTCTTTCACAAGGCTGTGCTCATGTCCGGCTCCGCCATGTCTCCTTGGTCCATTACACCCAAACATAACTGGGCTCATCGTCTAGCTCAGGCCACCGGGTATTCGGGTGAACTGACCGATCGTGAGGTGCTGAATCATTTGCGCCACACAAAGGCGAGCAGCATGTGTCGAATGGCGGAGGAAATTGTAACGATGGATGAACGTCATCAGCGTAAAGTAATGTTCTGCTTTGCACCCACCGTTGAGCCATACGAGTCCTCGCACTGTGTGATTCCCAAACCCCCCATTGAGATGATGCGCCATTGCTGGGGCAATGAAATACCCATGGTGGTTGGCGGCAATTCCTTTGAGGGACTGCTCGTCTTTCCCGAGGTGCGCAAGTGGCCCGAACTGCTTCACGAGCTGGGCGACTGTGCGTATCTGTCGCCCGAAGATGCCGGTTTGGATGCGGATCAACGACGCGCCTTTGGCAGACTGCTGAAGGAGGCTTACTTTGGCGATAAGGAGATAAGCCAAAAGACATTACTCGAATACAGTGATGTAAGTTAAAGCTGaagtagaagcagaagcaaTCAGTATAGAAATAATTGTTATTGAATTACTTACAGCTCTGCTCATACAAATACTTCTGGCATGGCATCCATCGCACTTTGCTTTCGAGAAGCGTGAATGCGCCCAAGGCGCCGACATACCTTTATCGCTTTGATTTCGATTCAGAGCACTTTAACATGGTACGGATTATAACGTGTGGTCGCAAGGTGCGCGGCACGTGTCATGGCGATGATTTATCCTATTTGTTCTATCACGGGGCTGCCAAAAAGCTGAAGCGACGCACGGCTGAATTCAAGACCATTCGTCGGCTGGTCTCCATGCTGGTGCATTTTGCCGCATCCGGAGATCCCAACATACCACTGGTCATGCAGGAAGAGCACTATACACCGCTGGGCGACCCGACAGATGCCCAGCCAAAAGCACAAGCACAGCCGTGGCTGCCCATCTCCCAACAGGATGCGGTGTTCAAGTGCTTGAATATTTCACATGACGTTCAGGTGATTGATTTGCCGGAGGCCGACAAACTGCGACTCTGGGATAGCATGTACTCGGATAAGCGATTATTGTATTAGTTATATGTATGCCTTACCTAAATATATTAGTAGccatatctatatatgtatataaacttacatatattcatatatctATACATAGCATATATTCGACGAGCCTCGAGCTGGCCCTAAATGCGCATCTCCAatgtaaatttgtttgcgCAGGCATCAAGTGTACACATGTAAATAGGGATTTTTATAGCCTAGctattaaatataaagaaaaacacactcacactcacactcgcacacacacatagtcaCACATGATTGAGTAAATAAGAGCATACGTTTTTTATGATGGCCTTGGGCTATTTACGCTTCTGTTTGAATTGTTATCAAATGGCAATATGCAAATATCTCTGGATCAAACAGTAGTCCAGCtatatttaatcaatattttaacattatgTTAGGTTTACTACATATTTGTAGTCAGCAAATATCCTTAAGCTAGCATGTACATCAAAATTCTAATTGTGACAGTGATTTTTAATAAACGGAATGAGCATTGAATAATTaacacaaatattaaaatgcaaaatatatgtatgacCGTGTATCTTTAAACAACATGTTTCTTATTTAAGGAGGGGTATTGATTCTTGAATCGATAACTGGATGGGGTCTCCCGTAAAATCTGCTGCcttcaaacatttttaaaattctcaGACTGGCATATGTAACACTTGCACATACTCCCAGAAGTTAAATTCGTTGGGAAAACGACTTTCGCATATCCTTACAAAAATTAGACAATCATGCTTTATTTTTTACGCAAATACCATGAAAGAGCACTGAGGATACAACTGCTTAAAATACATTATCAATCTGTGGCTTCATGACAAAGTTATACCGccttttgtttgatttaattattgaGAGTCCTTGCGGTGTTTCATGCAAAGTATAAACCATTATTAATGTGcttatgcaatttttgtggGTAGCAACTTGAAAGGTCGCTTTGTCTGgcatatatattatgtaattTACCTCACCCTAACGTGACCCTCCCCTCAGTTTTGgtattaattgtaattaacaACTTACACGTGCTTCACATTTACTTAGTCTTGTGACCTTCCCCACACCGAAGATAACAGCGAGTTCACTGTGTTAAGCATTGTAACTCGTATTTTGCctgtaatattttaattattatttacagtTGCTTTGTAATTTtcctttaaattatttcaattccTCTGCTGCTGGTTAAACATGACTGAACAGCTTTTAGGCTCCCAATGAATTTCATGCGGCGATTTATAAAcacagcctaaaagtatgtaACGATTTTTGCTTTAATGAGTAGCAGTGATTGAGTTAGTTTGTACTTTTAGCGAATGCgtaacataaattatattttactgTCAAGAAATTAAAAGTCTGAGCTttcaaaatatgaatttcagtaattaaataaacgtATAATAAGGTTTCTTTACggtttttgtaattttaatttcttacaagtgtaattttttttatatatgtcaAACTAACTTAGTAGTGCAATACAAACTTTAGAATGTAATTGTGTTTGTCGATGGATGCTCGAAAATGTACTTGTCATCAATCAAGtagttaattgaaaattagttGTAAGTGCGCTTCAAGTGTTTCTTTTAACTCAActatataatttcatattgtttgtatgtattgtTTAAAGTTATCAAAGTTCCCTTTCTGCTTTATTTTCTATCGAATCGAGTTAAGCAGGCGTGCGTTTGGCTTTAACTATGTCGGAAGCTTCTGAATTTTTTAAATCGCAGACAATAGTTTTCTGTCACGTGTGGAGTTTGAGGGGTGGGCGAAGCACTGAGCAACGTTGGGGGCAACACTAAAGTATTCCACAAATCCCTCTCATTTTGCTCAAGCGCCACTGCCATCGACAATGAGGATAAGAGTGAGAGAAGCAGGACGAGTCATATTACCCATGTGCGCCGTAATCGAGTCACGGAATGTCTGAGAAAAAGTCACGCGAGATTGTTGAACTGTCTGAAAATTATGACTCTGGGGGTTGGCCGTTGCGATATGAGGGGGCGTGCCGAGTATCCTtatgatttgattttaaaaaattcatgAGGCAATTGTTGAGCGCGCAAAAAGATTTTACCTTCCACTTTCCCAACGCCAAGGCTTCAACGTTTTCTTGTGTGACAGCTGGCATTTCCTTTACAGGAGATACTTTAGAGCTGCTGCAGCTCCGAGCACATAATAGTTAATCAGAAAGAAGTTGACATATACTTCTTATGAATGTTTAAAGAGCAAGCCTATAAACTTGTATAGAGAAAACACGTTCAACACATTTTTGTAGAGAACAAATTATGAGTCAAAGCAATGGTACTTTCCCTATCTggaaaactaaaaagaaaagaatcgATTAGCAGAGTCTTGAATCATAttcatacaataaatattaaacgaaCAGATCAATTATTGTTCCATTCTTCTCTGTAATCATCTTTCActgttaaaatttaattttcagttGAATGTTTACAAAAACGTCCAAATGCTGCAAAgttcaaatgaattttaaacaaacttaaagacaaattaaacaaaaattaaatacaattttgacTCTATGATGCATCGACAGATGGAAACGATCAGAGGCAGAATAAAAAGAATAGATAAAAGAAATAGCAAGtcagaatataaaaaatcataacaagGAGAATGGTAgaactttaatttcattaataaaattcatttaaaagcTAACAATGTGCAAACTGAGCTGACAACTGAGCCAGAAATAGAcgcaaatttcaattgatttaaatgaattagTGGCAAAAAACGTGCCGAGCGTCGGAGCACGAGATTGCGCTTTGAGAGCagaagagcgagagaaagagagataacGAACGTGCAAACATGTTCAGTTGAGCTGTTGCTCTTGAAAAGCTCTCTGAACTGTCGCTGAAAAAAGCACATGAGAGCATAAGGCACGAGAGTTTATGCTTTGATAGATCGGATACGGTGTTTGCTCAAGGTCATACAGTCAACGTgctaatgaaatgaaaacaaagcgGTAGATAGGTCTGAGGATACAGATACGAGAAAGTACACATTAATAAACACATGCAAAAGTGAATTATGTGTACAATGATTGCATACAgttgtgtatgtacataatatATTAGAAGGGTAGATTGCTTTTATTGAGCTTaatcaattttgatttgaggCAGCGCATTGCGTGTGGACATGTGTGGCATGGTCAGTGATTTTTCGATTAGAAGCGCTCTTTTGTTGCGTGCCTAGGATAAGTAACCAACTAACGGTAACTGGCCATAACTAACTATAATTGCCTAGTCAAAGCAATCAACTGacccattttgaaaaattaaatcgTACAAAAGCGCAACACAAGAAAAGCTTTACATCGAGAGCTTTCACATGTTTGCACGACCCACAAGTTTGAAACTtgaagcagcaacaggagcTCATGGTCGAGCCCTTCAGTCAGCTGTTTTCAgtgttttgtttacattgGCTTGAAAagcttattttattattattttggggGGTTTTTTTTGTCAATAAAGCATAAAAAGCACAAGCACATGTAGTGAAtgacttttgttttcattctcTGTTCTAATACAAAGTGGTTAAGAATCAACGGAACAATAAGCAAGTGAATACGTCAAGTTTTTCATAAAAACTTAGCGAtgaaagttaaaaatattaattgtagCCGTGgagttaataaatatttgcagaaTTCGAACTTTACCCCAACCAATTTTATATTGTCACCAAGATAGTTGTACAACTTGCAATATTTCATTGGTTGATAGGTCTTCCCTGTACGCCCGATGACTCACATACAACCGAAATAACTGACGCACTTCGCCTTATCAATGTCATTTATGCCCCTTccatgatttttttttaatttttgaaagaTTACCAATGTTTAACAACGCAGGCAATACCGCGAAATCAGAGCCCATACCGAACTCATTACCATTCATCAATATCGATCTATTTGGTCAGCGATAAGGGCGCCATAACCATAAGTGAGGTCCGTTATGAGTCAGTTAACCTATGATTCAATGGAAAAAGCACTGTTCAACATCGATTGGGGCGCATAGTTACGAGGcatcatattatatattaattaagcgAAGATAAAGCGCTGTCAGCAAGGCTCGACGTTATCGTCGCGACACCTAAAAGATATATACTAAAGTAGTCGACGAATTACTTCCCTAATTTAAATCTGCGTTTTAATATTGTGCtttgttaaattataaataaaaaaataattctgCCTGTAGGTAAAAACCCCAATTATAGTATACTTGAGATGacgtaaagaaaataaaagtaactTTGGATCAGATGTAATTTTACGgaataaaatcattaaaacgATAAGAAAATTCCTTGTAATTCTATATAAACCTTTCAATTCGTTGAATCATATAGCCGCGGAACACATAGACGTCAGGCGCGCTTCAGACGTAATGTACAGTTCGCGCGCTCTTTAGTTATGCTCAGCGGGGGAAACACAAAAGCTTTCAGTGCTTCGGCCATGTGCTTAGAACTTTTGCGCGGTGCTTTTTGGTTTGCTGCTTTAAAAACAGTTGACGAGTTGCTTTCATGCCCAACGGACGTTGCAGAAAGCGAAgagaactgaactgaactgaacgaATGTAAAGCAAATGACAGACAGAATCAACAGCTAGCtaataatacaacaacacAATACATTATAAACTAtaatagaattaaattaattcgctttgcttggcaacaacaattcaacTACACCATATTTCGCGATTCGTCTTCTCTTTTACGGTTCGCGCATTGAAAGCAAAAGTTATGTGATAAGCAATTTATGCGTGTGCTTTTTTCGCAGTGAATTTATCCTGCGTATTTGTGCGTGTCTAAacgtgtgtgagtgcgtgcgGTAGTGttagtgtttgtgtgtgagcgCCAATAACTGCGCAGGACGCGACGGGAAAAGCTCCTTTATCAGTGAAGAGCTGCTGCACAGCAGCCTGTTTGTAATCAGACACATCAAGACAAGGTCAAGAAAACAGCTGGCACgatacaaaattcaaaatacaaacCATTCTATAAACACGATTCGGTTTGTGAAAGgaattgaattataattggcgaaatttattaaaaataaaagagctACGTAAttgtgtataatttttttatttgacgACGACGCAACAAAGAGCACAAGCAACAAAATGTCTTCCATGGCTGCATTtgatcaaatcaaaattggACTCAAGTAAGTCACatgcaaaagtaaacaaaagcaCTTGAGCTATCAAACTGCCTACTTAGTAGGCAGCTGAACTAAAAGATATTGTAACCAGAGATGTGTGCAGATCATTAAATCCATCAATGGCGTAAGCGATTGTCTGAATTTGGTATTAATTGAAGAATAGGTAGCTACTTTGTACGTACTCGTCGTAGTTTATTATTTCGATGCCAATAAAATTACTTAAGCATGAATGACATCAGCTGATTGTGTCATCAACCGCAAAAACTTACTTACTTATAATAAATGCTTACTTTTAAGGGCTACTCTAAAGAGGGGGAGTTCCAAGCTGCGTTAGAAAATATAGATTTTCAGTATGtttattcatatatgtatatatttagttatgTGTGCTGCGATAAGAGACAGACATGTTAACTTGAGCAAATCGGCgagattaaatatttatttggcaaaCAGAAACCCGTGTTTGCCTTTGTCTAACAAGCCCACGAATCTGTTCgtgtatataaattaaatgatttcttttttgttcgtATTTTTCACCAAATTACTGCAATCTGGTGGAACAGCTGGGTCCTTTGGCAGGTCCTACACCTGCAAATGAGTTGTGacggcaacaaaacaaacatgttCACGCCAGGAGCCTCAATTTACTAACAGCTTTGACAGGCTACCTTACCCatatctctctcactcgctcactcactcactcagtcgCTGGCTCCCTCACTCTTCTATTGATTCCCAGAACTCTGTAATTTGTCTACATAACGAGCAAGCATAAATGACAAGCTGACAGCGCCCGGAGCCCGGAGCCCCAGCACATCTGTCATTAGAGGCGCCCATTGTGAGCGGTTCTTTGGTCTCATTTTCCATGTTTTCATATGTATGCGCTTGTGTGCCGGGCCGGCACTTAAAATGCGCAAATAATTAGGTAGAAACTGCTGCTGAACTGTTCTCAAAGCGCCCCGCAGCtgtcgcaaaaaaaaaaaggcacactatttatgtaaatttcgTCTATTGTAGAAGCTCAAGCTGAGTCATTTGTGTCATAGCAAAATGTTTGAGAGAATAGGAAAGAGATTGTGCCATGAGATCAGCTAAGAGCAACAGGTTTGGGTTGCCATATAAGCAATCCATTTGATATAATCGCACATGCGATTCGTTTGTTAATGCCACATCAAACACGAAGAACTCGTTGTACAGTCCAGAAAGCCCAGCCAAACATTTTGGGCTTAAGCTGTATCAGAAGTGCgtattattttattggttGATCAATCCGTTCAGTTTAAAACGAGCTGGCAACTTATTGCCATATTCTGTTCACAAAAGGCTTTAGATGGCGCTTGTATTCCCTTTCCAATTAATATGACACTCTCTCACATACACAcccataaatttattttaatatttattttttgtttgttttcgtttattttttattacttttcaaCTGCGTGGTTTAGTGCAACATTTTTTGATGCAACATGCTGCCAgctgttttttatttcgcacaaatttgcatattcattGTTTGTGCGGTGATTTATGCCGATTCATTTGAGTAGGGCACTCGTTgtcatttatatattcatatagtatgtatattcattGAGCATCAAAAAATCAACAATCAAACTTAAATTGTCAATTCAATTGGGTAGTAATTTAATTCCTTCGACcgaaatcaatttttaaacgAAGCATTTATTACTATTCTCGTAGTTGTATCAATTCGCAGACGCCAATAGGGAACATTTGTCCGACACACGTGCTGACATCGCTTACATCTTAATTTACCTTGAAATtgataaatgaaattcttCAAAGAATTCTTAGCTCACGTTTGGCATTCTCTCAAATTAAGTCGGATGTGGCCTTGTAGTTGTaacataaatgaaaacaaattcgTACTCTTAATGTCCCAATGCAGAAATTTGTAACATTTTCTCATCataaaatttgtgtttgtaGCTTCATGCATTCCGAACATTGAGTAAACATAGATTTCCTCATATTTGCGATGGCtgccaaatatatattttgttgttcttctatgtagtttattgtttttgtcttctgacattgctcatacgccgcaTGTGCGTTCCACACTAAATACATTTGTCGCCGTCGCTCTTGCTTAGCTCATGCTGATCGCCCACACGCACGCATACGTACACAAACTGAGTTATAAGTATGTGTGAGCTcgtcaatttcatttaattttgccGCGTTTTGTTCGCGTTTTGTGTCATTTTTGTAAGGCTTTTATAGCTAGCGAAAAAGTGGCTTGAATGAATAAAGAATGAAAGATTGAGCGCATGAAAGATTGATATCATATACGAATACAAAAGCATAGAATAATAAGTATATTTCTCCTATAGATTCGTGTATGGCAATAGAATATATTCATTGACACTTTGTGTGCTACCTAAATGGGTTTAACGTCATCAAATTGCGGCATATAAATTGGTGAATTGTGGCCAACCATTTGTCTGTGTTTCCCAATTtgcttcaatttcaatttttgatttcCTTTTCAATTGTCTCTTTCCCTCTGTCTCTCCATTGTTTGGTGTAAATATTTAGCCATATTGTGGTAGAAACACGCCTTGACCTGCTGACTGACTTCAGAGACCTTACTTTGCAAGTATCACTTACCTTGTGTTTTATCCTTGCGCTACTTGTAAGCTTTTTCCCATTCATACGCCAAGAGCTTTCGAGTGAAGCTTTTGCGAGTCCTGGACTGGCGTGCCTTGCGTGCAGCCTTGCCAAGGTCAACGGGCTGTGCGACCGACGGAATTATGGACATGCAAAAACTAAGCATTAAGTGTCTGCCTTTTTTTATGTTCGAATAAATACGATGGACAGTTCCCTCTCTAAGGGAATTCGCAtccattcacacacacattccttttttatgattataatatgattataatataaattgtggCTGTGGCAAAAACTACACAACGAGCAGTTTCTGTTGCTATTTGTTTAGACTTCGTGCGAGATTCGTCGACTGTCTGGCATGTTGATAAGCGAGCGTGAGGGGGGCGCTGTAAGGTTGAGAATTGTGTTAGGGGCTTAATACGAGCAGCACGTCTGGGCATGGAAAATTAATGCAATCATTACGACATAATCTGTTACATTCTCTGCTTATCATATGGGGCCACATGCGAGGGTGATCAGGGAGCGCACATGAGAAATATTTGCACTCGGAGAGTGAGATTATTTTAGagtgttgcagctgcagtttcACATTTCGGACGAGGTGTTGATTGTTGTCCTTCAAATTTGAGTGGTAATAACATCAGCTTAAAAAGGCTTAAAACATATgtaaaacaaattcatttcatttcgttaaGTTTTGAATGTAAAGAGCTAATCTCTTAGTCTCGTCTGAAGCGAGTGTAAATTTACTAATGAACAAAAAATTAGCTATTATTATGTTGATAATTTTATAGacagaaatttataaaatcacTTTGTTTAGTGTTCTGTTTTGGATTCGTTGTTGCCGCTAAActtgaattttgatttattaccACAAACTGCCAATTAACTAGTCATTGCTTAAACATGTATTGCTAAGAAGCCGAGTGcttgtaatttgatttgttgtctgttgtcacCTGCGATATCTATTTCTTGCGCTGATCACTGGATGACAAAATGATGGCGATGCGTATGAAAATGTTAAGGGCATCCATATAGATGGCCAAGGCGTGGTTGATGGGATCGAAATTGTACGGACTGCGCTCCGGATGCATTTCAGCCGCCTTCACAATGCGCTGCGTGTCGTAGAGCAGAAATCCGCTGAAGAGTATGAGGCCTCCATACAGCGAGACGGATGCGAGGCCAGCGCCAATTGCTGTTGTGGGTGGCAGCCACATGGAGGCCAGCGATGAGGCGAATATGATGCCCAATCCAATGGCCAGCGGTCCGCCAATGTTCAGAAACTTCTCGCTGGGCGCACACGCGGCCACCGTGGAGAGAGCACCCACAATGCCGCCCGTGTAGAGCAAAGCTTTCACCAGAATCGGACCACCCATGAAGCACATAGGCGCAATGACGGCACCCAGGACTGCGCAGTGCAATGCCCAGGCCAACTGCTTGATTCCAAGACCGGGCTGATACTCAATGGCTTGTGTCAAGGCGCCCGTGCCCATGACCAGACCCAGAGTCACCAAGGTTGCCAGCCAGCCACTGCGCATTATCAGACTGAGCAGCGCTTCCGACTGGAACACAGCTGCCGCCGAGGCCGCTGTCACGGCGCAGGAGGATCCAAAGT includes the following:
- the LOC132786542 gene encoding growth hormone-inducible transmembrane protein, which produces MLAARLAHLLPARSACLLYRVPNNAAGLWRTMLQATRGRSTMPVNKKSALPTRLNFKRNFAEDSQDRNRSHLEQRTRGPTLKEKLMGPPSENAYSMGKGAAAGAALMGLVALCYYGLGLSDQPSLYDRSVMWPQYVKSRIHATYAYFGSSCAVTAASAAAVFQSEALLSLIMRSGWLATLVTLGLVMGTGALTQAIEYQPGLGIKQLAWALHCAVLGAVIAPMCFMGGPILVKALLYTGGIVGALSTVAACAPSEKFLNIGGPLAIGLGIIFASSLASMWLPPTTAIGAGLASVSLYGGLILFSGFLLYDTQRIVKAAEMHPERSPYNFDPINHALAIYMDALNIFIRIAIILSSSDQRKK
- the LOC132785746 gene encoding esterase B1; protein product: MSFDIAIADQMRIALSYVKFKTKQQRLRSNDKVIADTVYGKVKGVKWRSIYGNNYYSFEGIPFAKPPVGELRFRAPVEPDHWTEVKRCTRERSKPCQVNLVLNQVQGSEDCLYLNVYSRELHPQKPLPVLVWIYGGGFQMGEASRDLYSPDYFMMEHVMLVTIAYRLGPLGFLTLDDEQLDVPGNAGIKDQVLALRWVKRNCHFFGGDPDNITVLGESAGGASTHYLMLTEQTRNLFHKAVLMSGSAMSPWSITPKHNWAHRLAQATGYSGELTDREVLNHLRHTKASSMCRMAEEIVTMDERHQRKVMFCFAPTVEPYESSHCVIPKPPIEMMRHCWGNEIPMVVGGNSFEGLLVFPEVRKWPELLHELGDCAYLSPEDAGLDADQRRAFGRLLKEAYFGDKEISQKTLLEYSDLCSYKYFWHGIHRTLLSRSVNAPKAPTYLYRFDFDSEHFNMVRIITCGRKVRGTCHGDDLSYLFYHGAAKKLKRRTAEFKTIRRLVSMLVHFAASGDPNIPLVMQEEHYTPLGDPTDAQPKAQAQPWLPISQQDAVFKCLNISHDVQVIDLPEADKLRLWDSMYSDKRLLY